A genomic region of Cydia strobilella chromosome 12, ilCydStro3.1, whole genome shotgun sequence contains the following coding sequences:
- the LOC134746089 gene encoding alanine--glyoxylate aminotransferase-like → MTSHKLTLSEPVIRDRQFIKPLMCGPGPCDVWPSVAEALTRPVISPICDEYFNVMDDIRAGIQYLFQTRSPLVLAISGSGHTGMETIISNLLAPGELLLVPNRSIWDERATKMASRYGIKVETIETSVPFTTFSLEEIESALKKHRPAGIFITHGDSSTGTIQSLEGLGKLCHKYGTLLLVDTVVSLGAVPFFMDEWGIDGVYTSGQKALSGPAGISPVAFSARAEAKINNRKHEPPFYFDMKLLAQQWNCYDKIRVYHHTLSPPLVWALRRCLQEVISETLPKSWGRHAAVTALFHKRLQEYGFQFLIKKPEDRLVTVTTIALPRGYDLKQFVDHMRAKHNIMIMAGLGPTVGKALRIGIMGVNSTMEVADRVADALAETMRALTRSAL, encoded by the exons ATGACATCCCATAAGCTAACATTGTCTGAGCCGGTGATCCGAGACCGGCAGTTCATCAAACCGCTAATGTGTGGCCCAGGCCCCTGCGATGTTTGGCCATCCGTCGCCGAAGCCCTGACCAGGCCCGTTATATCGCCGATATGCGATGAATACTTCAAT GTGATGGACGACATTCGCGCGGGCATTCAATATTTATTCCAAACACGAAGCCCTCTGGTGCTCGCCATCAGCGGTTCAGGACACACCGGGATGGAGACCATCATCAGCAACCTCCTCGCCCCTGGCGAGCTGCTGCTTGTACCCAACAGGAGTATATGGGACGAACGCGCTACTAAAATGGCCAGTAGATATG GTATTAAAGTGGAGACAATTGAAACTTCAGTACCGTTCACAACTTTTTCATTGGAAGAAATAGAGTCAGCATTGAAGAAACATCGTCCAGCTGGGATATTCATTACACACGGGGACTCTTCAACGGGCACCATCCAAAGTTTGGAGGGTCTTGGCAAGCTCTGCCATAA GTATGGAACTCTGCTGCTAGTCGACACCGTGGTGTCTCTTGGTGCAGTGCCGTTCTTCATGGACGAATGGGGTATCGACGGCGTGTACACTTCAGGCCAGAAAGCGTTAAGCGGGCCTGCTGGCATATCACCTGTAGCTTTCAGCGCCCGAGCAGA AGCAAAGATAAATAACAGGAAGCACGAGCCACCGTTCTACTTCGACATGAAGTTATTGGCTCAGCAATGGAACTGTTATGACAAGATCCGtgt CTACCATCACACTTTAAGTCCACCACTAGTGTGGGCGCTCCGACGTTGCCTACAAGAAGTTATCAGCGAAACTCTTCCCAAATCCTGGGGCCGCCATGCAGCAGTCACCGCGCTCTTCCACAAACGTCTGCAGGAATACGGTTTCCAGTTCCTCATCAAGAAACCCGAGGATCGACTGGTCACGGTCACCACAATTGCTTTGCCGAGGGGATACGATTTAAAGCAGTTCGTAGATCACATGAGAGCCAA GCACAATATCATGATAATGGCAGGCCTGGGACCTACCGTCGGCAAAGCTTTGAGGATCGGCATCATGGGAGTCAACTCTACTATGGAAGTGGCGGACCGGGTCGCAGACGCGTTGGCAGAAACCATGCGAGCTTTGACCAGATCAGCACTTTGA